A stretch of Caballeronia sp. NK8 DNA encodes these proteins:
- a CDS encoding ABC transporter substrate-binding protein → MANKLHLKLAIAEHPHTSAIRDGSIPIEGVDAEFVTVQPQIGAFRRMVRDVEFDVCELAPTTYIIARAYGAPFVALPIFVVRRFHHSGLLVRPDAGIKTPKDLEGKKVGVRAYSVTTGAWTRQVLIDEFGLDPSKVTWVVDDEEHVTQLKLPPNVIHAPEGSSLADMMAKGELVAGFHGNAGIGRTGAPTGGWREVEADYPDLFPNADELEAEYYARTGVYPMHGTIVVKDSVLAEHPWVAKSIYDAFDKAKKDWLDKLDAGELNDKKNQKYLELRKIVGHDPLPYGIEENRKTIEALEATAFKQGLTPRRMSMSELFVDPRV, encoded by the coding sequence TTGGCAAACAAGCTTCACCTCAAGCTCGCGATTGCCGAGCATCCGCACACCTCGGCCATTCGCGACGGCTCGATTCCCATCGAAGGTGTCGATGCCGAGTTCGTCACGGTCCAGCCGCAGATCGGCGCGTTTCGCCGCATGGTGCGTGACGTCGAATTCGACGTGTGCGAACTCGCGCCGACGACCTACATTATCGCCCGTGCATACGGTGCGCCGTTCGTCGCGCTGCCCATCTTCGTGGTGCGCCGCTTTCACCATTCCGGATTGCTGGTGCGTCCGGACGCGGGCATCAAGACGCCCAAGGACCTCGAAGGCAAGAAGGTCGGCGTGCGCGCTTACTCGGTGACCACCGGCGCATGGACGCGCCAGGTGCTGATCGACGAATTCGGCCTCGATCCGTCGAAGGTGACGTGGGTCGTCGACGACGAGGAGCACGTCACGCAGCTCAAGCTGCCGCCGAACGTGATTCACGCACCCGAGGGCAGCTCGCTCGCGGACATGATGGCCAAGGGTGAACTCGTGGCGGGTTTCCACGGCAACGCCGGGATCGGCCGCACGGGCGCGCCGACCGGCGGCTGGCGGGAAGTGGAAGCCGATTACCCCGATCTGTTCCCGAACGCGGATGAGCTGGAGGCCGAGTACTACGCCCGCACCGGCGTGTATCCGATGCACGGCACGATCGTCGTGAAGGATTCGGTGCTGGCCGAGCATCCGTGGGTCGCCAAGTCGATCTACGACGCCTTCGACAAAGCGAAGAAAGACTGGCTCGACAAACTCGACGCGGGCGAACTGAACGACAAGAAGAACCAGAAGTATCTCGAGCTGCGCAAGATCGTCGGCCACGATCCGCTGCCGTACGGCATCGAGGAAAACCGCAAGACGATCGAAGCGCTCGAAGCCACCGCGTTCAAACAGGGCCTGACGCCGCGCCGCATGTCGATGAGCGAGCTGTTCGTCGATCCCCGCGTCTAA
- a CDS encoding amidohydrolase family protein — translation MIIDCHGHFTTVPASFRDWRAKQIDSANDPANAPPLSGAHVSDDDIREGVGNGQLRLQKERGGDLTLFSPIAGLMSHHLGNERTSLEWAEVSNDLVRRVCDLYPDNFVPVCQLPQSPLAPPKNSVAELRRCVEEMGFVGCNLNPDPSGGYWTGKPMTDREWYPLYEALCDLDVPAMIHVAASCNPCHHGTGAHYLNADTSVFMQLLQGDLFKDFPTLRLVIPHGGGAVPYHWGRYRGMSLEMAKRPLEGLLNNVFFDTCVYHHPGVELLTKVVPTSNVLFGSEMIGAVRGRDPNTGQYFDDTKRYLDACTALSGADRHAIFEGNARRVYPRLDQHLKAKGL, via the coding sequence ATGATCATCGATTGCCACGGTCACTTCACGACCGTCCCTGCATCGTTTCGCGACTGGCGCGCGAAACAGATCGACTCGGCCAACGATCCGGCCAACGCGCCGCCGCTCTCGGGCGCGCATGTCAGCGATGACGACATCCGCGAAGGCGTGGGCAACGGACAGTTGCGCCTGCAGAAGGAACGCGGCGGCGACCTCACGCTGTTCTCGCCGATTGCCGGTCTCATGAGCCATCACCTCGGCAACGAGCGCACGAGCCTCGAATGGGCCGAGGTGTCGAACGACCTCGTGCGCCGCGTCTGCGATCTGTACCCGGACAACTTCGTGCCGGTGTGTCAGTTGCCGCAGTCGCCGCTGGCGCCGCCGAAGAACTCGGTGGCCGAGCTGCGCCGCTGTGTCGAAGAGATGGGTTTCGTCGGCTGCAACCTGAATCCCGATCCGAGCGGCGGCTACTGGACCGGCAAGCCGATGACCGACCGCGAGTGGTATCCGCTCTACGAAGCGCTGTGCGATCTCGACGTGCCGGCCATGATCCACGTCGCGGCATCGTGCAATCCGTGTCATCACGGCACCGGCGCGCATTACCTGAACGCAGATACCTCGGTGTTCATGCAGTTGCTGCAGGGCGATCTGTTCAAGGACTTCCCGACGCTGCGTCTGGTCATTCCGCACGGCGGCGGCGCGGTGCCTTATCACTGGGGGCGTTATCGCGGCATGTCGCTGGAGATGGCCAAACGTCCTCTCGAAGGGCTGTTGAACAACGTTTTCTTCGATACCTGCGTCTATCACCATCCGGGCGTGGAACTGCTGACCAAGGTCGTGCCGACGAGCAACGTGCTGTTCGGTTCGGAGATGATCGGCGCGGTACGCGGGCGCGATCCGAATACGGGCCAGTACTTCGACGACACCAAGCGCTACCTCGACGCATGCACGGCGTTAAGCGGTGCGGATCGCCACGCGATCTTCGAAGGCAATGCGCGGCGCGTGTATCCGCGGCTGGACCAGCATCTCAAGGCCAAAGGACTGTGA
- a CDS encoding amidohydrolase yields the protein MNIIDIHPHIISDDEKRYPPAPLFGKRSDWSQERPNTVEALIAAMDEAGVAKAAVVHSSTTYGFDNSYVVDGCNQYKHRLIAVGSVDMLADDVPAVIKGWADQGLAGLRIFTGGSTKDFDPSELDNPKSFKAWEMLAELKLPMCIQTGPVGLPQVRMLATKFPAVNIILDHLARPDVLDGPPYANAASLFELADLPNVYMKLTPRIFGDVKKEKASAATFFPRVVEAFGAQRLAWGSNFPTSPGTLSEILATAGQGLACLGEEDRAWIFGKTAQTLYPALS from the coding sequence ATGAACATCATCGACATTCATCCTCATATCATCTCCGATGACGAGAAGCGCTATCCGCCCGCGCCGCTCTTCGGCAAGCGCTCGGACTGGTCGCAGGAAAGGCCCAATACGGTCGAGGCATTGATCGCGGCGATGGACGAAGCGGGCGTCGCCAAGGCAGCGGTCGTGCATTCGTCGACGACGTACGGCTTCGACAACAGCTATGTCGTCGACGGCTGCAATCAGTACAAGCACAGGCTCATCGCCGTGGGTTCCGTCGACATGCTGGCCGACGACGTGCCCGCGGTCATCAAGGGCTGGGCCGACCAGGGCCTGGCGGGTCTGCGCATCTTCACCGGCGGATCGACCAAGGATTTCGATCCCAGCGAACTCGATAACCCGAAGTCGTTCAAGGCGTGGGAGATGCTGGCCGAGCTGAAGCTGCCCATGTGCATCCAGACCGGACCGGTCGGCTTGCCGCAAGTACGCATGCTCGCCACGAAGTTCCCGGCGGTGAACATCATTCTCGATCACCTCGCGCGTCCCGATGTGCTCGATGGTCCGCCGTATGCCAACGCCGCCAGCCTGTTCGAGCTCGCCGATCTGCCGAACGTCTATATGAAGCTCACGCCGCGCATCTTCGGCGACGTGAAGAAAGAGAAGGCGAGCGCCGCGACTTTTTTCCCGCGCGTGGTCGAGGCCTTCGGTGCACAGCGCCTGGCGTGGGGTTCGAACTTCCCGACTTCGCCCGGCACGCTGAGCGAGATTCTCGCGACGGCCGGGCAAGGGCTCGCGTGCCTCGGCGAGGAAGACCGCGCGTGGATTTTCGGCAAGACCGCGCAGACGCTTTATCCGGCTTTGAGCTGA
- a CDS encoding HpcH/HpaI aldolase/citrate lyase family protein, producing the protein MSNIRLNSIIRAFESGKAAHAAFAKLDKQTAIEMSDSPYDGIVFEMEHNPYDVSALGDALQYMLSRKQIAESGSVAAKVTPLARIPANGAEMNQSFAKQVLDRGAYGVIWPHVATVEQAYNAVASCRYARPKNAPLYEPRGVRGDGPANAARYWGLSMQDYYEKADVWPLAPQGEILVGLMCESTQAIENLDDILANVPGIGFILIGEGDLSQELGLPRQYEHPEVVAAMRQIAETCHKHKVVVGNPHVTAKNHRRLQEEGYRFLMSAPARTYGVVGLARELAGY; encoded by the coding sequence ATGTCCAACATCCGCCTGAACAGCATCATCCGCGCCTTCGAATCGGGCAAGGCCGCGCACGCCGCGTTCGCCAAGCTCGACAAGCAGACCGCCATCGAGATGAGCGATTCGCCTTATGACGGCATCGTGTTCGAAATGGAGCACAACCCGTATGACGTGAGCGCGCTCGGCGACGCACTGCAGTACATGCTCAGCCGCAAGCAGATTGCCGAGTCCGGATCGGTAGCGGCCAAGGTGACGCCGCTCGCGCGCATTCCCGCGAACGGCGCCGAGATGAACCAGAGCTTCGCCAAGCAGGTGCTCGATCGGGGCGCCTATGGCGTGATCTGGCCGCACGTGGCGACGGTCGAGCAGGCGTATAACGCGGTCGCGTCGTGCCGTTATGCGCGTCCGAAAAACGCGCCGCTCTACGAACCCAGGGGCGTTCGCGGCGATGGCCCCGCGAATGCGGCGCGCTATTGGGGCCTCTCGATGCAGGATTACTACGAGAAAGCCGATGTGTGGCCGCTCGCCCCGCAGGGCGAAATCCTCGTCGGGCTGATGTGCGAGAGCACGCAGGCAATCGAAAACCTCGATGACATCCTCGCCAACGTGCCGGGCATCGGCTTCATTCTGATCGGCGAGGGCGATCTCAGCCAGGAACTCGGGCTGCCGCGTCAGTACGAGCATCCGGAAGTCGTCGCCGCAATGCGTCAGATCGCGGAGACCTGCCACAAGCACAAGGTCGTGGTCGGCAATCCGCATGTCACGGCCAAGAATCATCGCCGCTTGCAGGAGGAGGGTTATCGCTTTCTGATGTCGGCGCCCGCGCGCACCTACGGCGTGGTCGGTCTCGCACGCGAACTGGCGGGTTACTGA
- a CDS encoding acetolactate synthase large subunit, translated as MNGAESLVATLVGQGVDICFANPGTSEMHFLAALGNNPKMRSVLCLFEGVATGAADGWYRMKDTPASTLLHLGPGLANGLANIHNAKRASSGMVNVVGEHSVSHLRYDPPLTSDIEGLARPLSHWVRRAESPDTIAWDAAQAVSKASEHPGQIATLILPGDTSWQTVTATPAVLPVRAEARKAPSAARIEHIARALRSGEPALIVLANKATRGAALEKAGRVAAASNATLGSQFFTARIERGAGRVPLARIPYAVAQATAFLEDFRHIITVETREPVAFFAYPDKPSLLKAEGTLVHTLVEADEDSELAFDMLLQALGASGAAPVLQPRIETRKPTGALNPTSIAHALAAALPEHCIVVDESLTTGRESMSLTMGALPHDLINNMGGSIGYATPVATGAALACPDRRVFCMVGDGSAMYTIQSLWTQAREGLNVTTIIFANNSYAILKAEYANMGAGAPGERALSMIDIDKPSIDWLAMAKSMGVPAVAVETAESFHKALVDSAREPGPSLIEVRL; from the coding sequence ATGAACGGCGCCGAAAGTCTCGTCGCGACGCTGGTCGGGCAGGGCGTGGACATCTGCTTCGCCAATCCGGGCACGTCGGAGATGCATTTTCTCGCCGCGCTCGGCAACAATCCGAAGATGCGCAGCGTGCTGTGCCTCTTCGAAGGCGTGGCCACCGGCGCCGCCGATGGCTGGTACCGGATGAAGGACACGCCCGCGTCGACGCTGCTGCATCTCGGGCCGGGCCTGGCGAACGGACTTGCGAACATCCATAACGCGAAGCGCGCGTCGTCGGGCATGGTCAACGTCGTCGGCGAGCATTCGGTATCGCATCTCAGGTACGATCCGCCGCTGACCTCCGACATCGAAGGTCTGGCGCGGCCGCTGAGCCACTGGGTGCGCCGCGCGGAATCGCCGGACACTATCGCGTGGGATGCGGCGCAGGCTGTCTCGAAGGCGAGCGAGCATCCGGGACAGATCGCCACGCTGATCCTGCCCGGCGATACATCCTGGCAGACCGTGACCGCAACGCCCGCCGTGTTGCCGGTTCGCGCCGAAGCGCGCAAAGCGCCGTCCGCCGCGCGCATCGAGCACATCGCGCGCGCGCTGCGCTCGGGCGAGCCGGCGCTGATCGTCCTCGCGAACAAGGCGACGCGCGGCGCGGCCCTCGAGAAGGCGGGCCGCGTGGCCGCCGCCAGCAACGCCACGCTGGGCTCGCAGTTCTTCACCGCGCGCATCGAACGCGGCGCGGGCCGGGTGCCGCTCGCGCGCATTCCGTATGCGGTCGCGCAGGCCACGGCGTTCCTCGAGGACTTCAGGCACATCATCACCGTCGAGACGCGCGAGCCGGTGGCCTTCTTCGCGTATCCAGACAAGCCGAGCCTGCTCAAGGCGGAAGGCACGCTCGTGCATACGCTCGTCGAAGCCGATGAGGATAGCGAACTTGCTTTCGACATGCTCTTGCAGGCACTCGGCGCGAGCGGCGCGGCGCCCGTTCTCCAGCCGCGCATCGAGACGCGGAAGCCGACCGGCGCGCTCAACCCGACGAGCATCGCTCACGCACTGGCCGCGGCGTTGCCCGAGCATTGCATCGTCGTGGACGAGTCGCTGACGACGGGGCGCGAGTCGATGAGCCTGACGATGGGCGCGCTGCCGCACGATCTCATCAACAACATGGGCGGCTCGATCGGTTATGCGACGCCCGTCGCTACCGGCGCGGCGCTCGCGTGTCCCGACCGGCGCGTGTTCTGCATGGTCGGCGACGGCAGCGCGATGTACACCATTCAGTCGCTCTGGACGCAGGCGCGCGAGGGGCTGAACGTGACGACCATCATCTTCGCGAACAACAGCTACGCGATCCTGAAGGCGGAGTACGCCAACATGGGCGCGGGCGCGCCGGGTGAACGCGCGCTCTCGATGATCGATATCGACAAGCCGAGCATCGACTGGCTCGCGATGGCGAAGAGCATGGGCGTGCCGGCCGTGGCCGTCGAGACGGCGGAGAGTTTCCACAAGGCGTTGGTCGATTCGGCGCGCGAGCCGGGTCCGAGTTTGATTGAGGTCAGGCTTTAA
- a CDS encoding phosphate ABC transporter substrate-binding protein, whose amino-acid sequence MTTTQTTLRVNLADYAVTKAMREGRVRSDLVTLDYCGPTPAHNGFKAMVRESRFDAGELAIVTFLQAKAYGKPYVLLPTPISGRFQHHCAGYNIDFGHLDPKDIEGKQVGVRTYTQTTALWIRGILRHEYGVDLDKVTWMTLGDGHLAEYSDPQNCQRLPAGSSIPQMMLDGQLAAALLGEDMPKDERVRTLVPDAHAAAKDWFSRTGVVPINHMFVVHEKLSKERPDIVRELYRMIVESRASAESVPAVFPPIGLEANRKGLQLAVDWALDQKIIPRRLSVDELFDDVTGSLG is encoded by the coding sequence ATGACAACGACGCAGACGACCTTGCGCGTCAACCTGGCCGACTACGCGGTGACCAAAGCGATGCGCGAAGGCCGCGTGCGCTCGGACCTCGTGACGCTCGACTACTGCGGTCCGACGCCCGCGCACAACGGTTTCAAGGCGATGGTGCGCGAGAGCAGGTTCGACGCCGGTGAACTCGCGATCGTCACGTTCCTGCAGGCGAAGGCGTACGGAAAGCCGTACGTGCTGTTGCCGACGCCGATTTCCGGACGTTTTCAGCATCACTGCGCCGGGTACAACATCGATTTCGGTCATCTCGATCCGAAGGACATCGAAGGCAAGCAGGTCGGCGTGCGGACTTACACGCAAACGACCGCGCTGTGGATTCGCGGCATCCTGCGCCACGAATACGGAGTCGATCTCGACAAGGTCACATGGATGACGCTGGGCGACGGCCACCTCGCCGAGTACAGCGATCCGCAGAACTGCCAGCGCTTGCCGGCGGGTTCGTCGATTCCGCAGATGATGCTCGACGGGCAACTCGCGGCCGCGCTGCTCGGCGAGGACATGCCGAAGGACGAGCGCGTTCGCACGCTCGTCCCCGACGCGCATGCCGCCGCGAAGGACTGGTTCTCGCGTACCGGCGTGGTGCCGATCAACCATATGTTCGTGGTGCACGAGAAGCTGTCGAAGGAGCGGCCCGATATCGTTCGCGAACTGTATCGGATGATCGTCGAGAGCCGTGCGAGCGCGGAGAGCGTGCCTGCGGTGTTTCCGCCGATCGGGCTTGAGGCGAACCGGAAAGGGCTGCAACTGGCGGTTGACTGGGCGCTCGATCAGAAGATCATTCCGCGCCGCCTGTCCGTCGACGAACTGTTCGACGATGTCACCGGTTCGCTCGGATAA
- a CDS encoding MFS transporter: protein MLMLAISWHMYDLTSSAWDLGLVGLFQFVPGLATTLVAGHCADRMHRGRMVAACLAVQAVIATLLVIATLGHAMTRDVLLGLSLALGAIRPFQIAGQQALLPMLVPQKLLARSMALGTVVQQTSVIAGPAMGGMLFAVSVIAVYLTSAVLFCISAVMYAWVRYDYVPPPREPVTANTILAGLRFIWGNPLLLGGISLDLFAVLFGGATALLPVYAKQILHVGPQGLGLLRSAPAVGALCVGLFLSRRAIVSGVGKKLLIAVAIYGFAIVGFGLSRSFSVSLLLLAISGGADTISVIVRQTLVQLETPDRMRGRVAAVNTLFIGASNQLGEFESGLTAASFGVVGSVVVGGCATILVSLAWSRLFKPLARRDALH from the coding sequence ATGCTGATGCTGGCAATCAGCTGGCACATGTACGACCTGACGTCGAGCGCGTGGGATCTGGGCCTGGTCGGGCTCTTTCAGTTCGTCCCCGGGCTTGCCACGACGCTCGTCGCTGGACATTGCGCCGACCGGATGCATCGCGGACGGATGGTCGCGGCCTGTCTCGCGGTGCAGGCCGTCATCGCGACGCTGCTTGTCATCGCGACGCTCGGGCATGCCATGACCCGCGACGTGCTGCTCGGGCTGTCGCTCGCGCTCGGCGCGATCCGGCCGTTTCAGATAGCGGGGCAGCAGGCGCTCCTGCCGATGCTCGTTCCGCAGAAACTGCTCGCGCGATCGATGGCGCTCGGCACCGTGGTTCAGCAAACGTCCGTCATCGCCGGTCCCGCGATGGGCGGGATGCTGTTCGCGGTCAGTGTGATCGCCGTCTATCTGACCAGCGCGGTGCTCTTCTGCATCAGCGCCGTGATGTATGCATGGGTCCGTTACGACTACGTTCCGCCGCCGCGTGAACCTGTCACGGCGAATACGATTCTCGCGGGACTGCGTTTCATCTGGGGCAATCCGCTGTTGCTCGGCGGCATCTCGCTCGATCTGTTTGCGGTGCTGTTCGGCGGCGCTACCGCGTTGCTGCCGGTCTACGCGAAACAGATTCTGCATGTCGGGCCGCAAGGCCTCGGGTTGCTGCGTTCCGCGCCGGCGGTGGGTGCGCTATGCGTCGGTCTCTTTCTCTCCCGACGCGCCATCGTCAGCGGAGTCGGCAAGAAGCTGCTGATTGCCGTCGCCATTTACGGATTCGCCATCGTCGGCTTCGGACTGTCCCGGTCGTTTTCGGTCTCGCTGTTGCTGCTGGCGATTTCGGGCGGCGCCGACACGATCAGCGTGATCGTACGGCAGACGCTCGTTCAACTGGAAACGCCGGATCGCATGCGCGGACGGGTCGCCGCCGTGAACACGCTGTTCATCGGCGCGAGCAATCAGCTCGGCGAATTCGAGTCCGGCCTGACGGCTGCGTCGTTCGGGGTCGTGGGTTCGGTGGTCGTCGGAGGCTGCGCGACGATACTCGTCAGCCTCGCATGGAGTCGTCTGTTCAAGCCGCTCGCGAGACGCGATGCGTTGCACTGA
- a CDS encoding DUF4148 domain-containing protein has protein sequence MKAFIKAVVALVFAAPVVSYAQGDGQSLTRAQVRADLVQAEKSGYSPTAWADFPDGEVQAAKFRLASQKAAAAKASGRTSQPGDIAR, from the coding sequence ATGAAAGCGTTCATCAAAGCAGTCGTTGCATTGGTCTTTGCGGCGCCGGTCGTTTCGTACGCTCAGGGAGACGGCCAGTCCCTTACGCGCGCGCAAGTCCGCGCGGATCTCGTTCAGGCCGAAAAATCCGGCTACAGCCCAACCGCATGGGCCGACTTCCCGGATGGCGAAGTACAGGCCGCGAAATTCCGGCTGGCATCGCAGAAGGCGGCTGCGGCGAAAGCATCCGGCCGTACGTCACAGCCCGGTGATATCGCCCGGTAG
- a CDS encoding MBL fold metallo-hydrolase — translation MPQCMHAHGPSRRMFLCCSASATFSALIGTLLSSSSVATAQPLASDVPTVDRVALRVVTDSYQLAIAPSGRTGNVEVTRFGMPPAGKSLLGEFGLSMHVESNGNGETRNMLIDFGFTSETLENNLSMLGIAPERLDALVLSHGHYDHFGGLAGFLQHNQRRLRPDLPLYLGGEEAFCTREWTAGKIEDFGAIDRRALTAARIKVFSTEAPSIIADHGFTTGRIPTASFEQVMSPSRMHVGTKDGIGCFPDKLATEKQSVQVIPDDFQHELATCFNVKGRGLVVITSCSHRGVINTVRRAMEVSGVQKVHAVAGGFHLAPQKEEYVRQTVAALRDVDPDYIIPMHCSGETFAQILQKEMPDRFIRSYTGSRYVFGA, via the coding sequence ATGCCGCAATGCATGCATGCTCACGGGCCGTCTCGCCGCATGTTCCTGTGCTGTAGTGCGTCGGCGACTTTCAGCGCACTCATCGGCACACTCCTGAGCTCTTCATCCGTCGCCACAGCCCAGCCCCTCGCGAGCGACGTACCCACGGTCGACCGCGTTGCGCTGCGGGTGGTCACGGATAGCTACCAACTGGCGATCGCGCCGAGCGGAAGGACAGGCAACGTCGAAGTGACGCGCTTCGGCATGCCGCCGGCAGGCAAATCGTTGCTAGGCGAGTTTGGTTTGTCCATGCACGTCGAATCGAACGGCAATGGCGAGACGCGCAACATGCTGATCGATTTCGGATTCACGTCGGAGACGCTGGAGAACAACTTGTCCATGCTGGGCATTGCCCCGGAACGGCTCGACGCACTCGTTCTGAGCCACGGTCACTACGACCACTTCGGCGGGCTCGCGGGATTTCTACAGCACAACCAGCGCAGGCTTCGACCCGACCTGCCGTTGTATCTGGGCGGCGAAGAGGCGTTCTGCACGCGCGAGTGGACGGCCGGCAAGATCGAAGATTTCGGCGCGATCGATCGTCGCGCGTTGACAGCCGCCAGGATCAAGGTCTTCAGCACCGAAGCGCCGTCGATCATCGCCGATCACGGTTTCACCACGGGAAGGATACCGACCGCATCGTTCGAACAGGTGATGTCGCCGAGCCGCATGCATGTGGGCACCAAGGATGGCATCGGCTGCTTTCCGGACAAGCTCGCGACCGAAAAGCAAAGCGTGCAGGTCATCCCCGATGATTTCCAGCATGAGTTAGCGACATGCTTCAACGTGAAGGGGCGCGGTCTGGTTGTGATTACCTCGTGTAGCCATCGCGGCGTGATCAACACGGTCCGGCGCGCGATGGAGGTTTCTGGCGTCCAGAAAGTGCATGCGGTGGCGGGAGGATTTCATCTGGCGCCGCAAAAGGAAGAGTACGTCAGGCAAACCGTCGCTGCGCTGAGGGACGTCGATCCTGACTACATCATTCCGATGCACTGCTCCGGAGAAACGTTCGCCCAGATCCTGCAGAAAGAGATGCCCGACAGGTTCATTCGTTCATACACGGGAAGCCGGTACGTTTTCGGCGCATAG
- a CDS encoding cupin domain-containing protein translates to MKLISGIATALLVAAAGSSLQPANAQSSGIHRTDLVKQDLSAPGREGIQVKVDFDPGAFAARHSHPGEEIAYVLQGTLEYRLDDRPPVTLKAGDALFIPAGTVHSARNVGDGNASELATYIVRKGEPLVVPAH, encoded by the coding sequence ATGAAACTGATCTCAGGCATCGCTACGGCGCTGTTGGTCGCGGCGGCGGGGTCGTCCCTGCAGCCGGCGAATGCGCAGTCTTCTGGAATCCATCGCACGGACCTCGTCAAGCAGGACCTGAGCGCGCCGGGTCGTGAAGGCATACAGGTCAAGGTCGACTTCGATCCTGGTGCGTTTGCCGCCAGACATTCGCATCCGGGTGAAGAGATCGCCTATGTACTGCAAGGCACCCTGGAGTATCGGCTCGATGACCGGCCGCCCGTGACCCTGAAGGCCGGCGACGCGCTTTTCATTCCGGCGGGGACCGTTCACTCGGCAAGAAACGTCGGCGACGGCAATGCATCCGAACTGGCAACGTACATCGTCAGGAAGGGCGAACCGCTGGTCGTGCCGGCGCACTAG
- a CDS encoding SDR family NAD(P)-dependent oxidoreductase gives MLLKDVLAVVTGGSSGIGLAAAERFVSEGARVVISGRDAEKLRRAAEMLGEHALPVVADAASTNDMKRLYEHAADHFQRKVNVVVANAGISRQTPVRDTSLEQFSDVFDTNVGGVYVTVREALPFLARPASIILVASLAAGQGTKNFSAYCASKAAVVSLAKSFAAEFVESGIRVNSISPGVANTPIFDSLGMSEAQLLDWSNVIPMKRPAEPAEIAAAMLFLASDASRYMTGADLAVDGGMSGISPF, from the coding sequence ATGCTATTGAAAGACGTACTCGCGGTAGTGACCGGCGGCAGCAGTGGCATAGGCCTTGCCGCCGCCGAACGATTCGTGTCCGAAGGCGCGCGTGTGGTGATCAGCGGGCGTGATGCGGAGAAACTGCGACGCGCCGCAGAGATGCTCGGCGAGCACGCGCTGCCTGTCGTTGCGGACGCCGCCAGCACGAACGATATGAAACGGCTCTATGAGCACGCCGCGGACCACTTCCAGCGCAAGGTGAATGTGGTGGTCGCCAATGCCGGCATTTCCCGGCAAACGCCGGTGCGCGATACATCGCTGGAGCAATTCTCCGATGTGTTCGACACCAACGTCGGCGGAGTCTATGTCACCGTGCGCGAGGCGCTGCCGTTTCTAGCGCGTCCGGCATCGATCATTCTCGTCGCGTCGCTCGCGGCCGGTCAGGGCACAAAAAACTTCTCGGCGTACTGCGCGTCGAAGGCGGCCGTCGTGTCGCTTGCAAAGAGTTTCGCGGCAGAGTTCGTCGAATCCGGCATACGCGTCAACAGCATTTCACCGGGCGTCGCCAACACGCCGATTTTCGATAGCCTGGGCATGTCGGAAGCGCAACTACTGGACTGGTCGAACGTGATTCCGATGAAGCGGCCCGCCGAGCCCGCTGAAATCGCGGCGGCCATGCTTTTCCTCGCGTCCGATGCATCGCGCTACATGACCGGCGCGGACCTTGCCGTCGACGGTGGCATGTCAGGCATCAGTCCGTTCTGA